The Methylocystis sp. ATCC 49242 region CACCATAACGTGGCGAGCCGCCGCGTTCTTTCGCATCGCGTGTCGATCACGATGGAGGCGGCGTTCTGCGTCGAAGCGCTTGAAGAGGCGCTGGCGAAACATGGCAAGCGTGAGATTTTCAACACGGGTCAGGGCGTGCAAGGCGGATTCAATCGGTCGTCGCAACGATCTCAATGGCGGCGGTGATGGCGTGCACGAGATCGAAGATTGGGATATCTGACAGAAAGACGACGATACGCTCACCCGGCAGACCGTCAGCAGCCGTCCGGGAACAGCTTGTTCAATTCTGGAAAGCAATTGCCGCGGGTCAGACAAGCGACGGCGCTGCTATAGATGCGGGCGTCTCCCCGGCGGTCGGCGTCCGGTGGTTTCGGAGGGCTGGCGGCATGGCGCCGTCGCATTTGTCGAAAAATTCCAAGCCGCATTCCGGGCGCTATCTGTCATTTACCGAGCGAGAAGAGATCGCAATCCTTTACGCACAAGAGCGGGGCGTCTGTGAGATTGCGCGCCAATTGGGGCGAGCATCTTCGACCATCTCCCGCGAACTGCGTCGCAATGCCGCGAGGCGTTCCGGCGGCTACGATTACCGCGCCACGGCCGCCCAATGGCATGCGGATCGATCGGCTCAGCGACCAAAACCGTCGAAGCTGGCGACGAATTCACGTCTGCGGCAGTATGTTCAGGAAAGGCTGTCCGGAGCAATCAGCTCGAATGACGGCTCGAAAATATTGGGGCCGAAGGTCGAATGGAAAGGCCGGAAAACGGGACCTCGGCAAGATCGGCGCTGGGCGTGCGCTTGGAGCCCCGAGCAGATTGCTCGTCGATTGCCATTGGACTTCCCCGACGACACGGAGATGCGGATCAGTCACAAAGCGATCTATCAAGCCCTCTTCATTCAAGCGCGCGGCGGGCTCCGACGCGACCTGACCGCCTGCCTTCGATCAGGGAGGGCGCTGCGAGCGCCGCGGGCGCGTACCCGGGGAAGAAGCAAGTCTTTCGTCTTGCCCGAGATCATGATCAGCGAACGTCCCGCCGAGGCCGAAGACCGGGCCGTTCCGGGCCATTGGGGAGGCGATCTGATTCTCGGTTTGCGCAGCTCCGCTATCGGAACGCTGGTCGAAAGGACAACACGCTTCACGATGCTGTTGCATCTTCCTCGAATGGAGGGCCATGGTGAAACTGCACGCGTGAAGAATGGGCCGGCTCTGGCTGGCCATGGCGCCGAGGCAGTTCGTGACGCAATTAGCCGGACGATCGTCCGACTCCCCGAACAACTACGCCGATCCTTGACCTGGGACCAGGGAGCAGAAATGGCGCAGCATCCACGTCTGCGGATCGATACCGGGCTATGCATCTATTTTTGTGATCCGCACAGTCCATGGCAACGAGGCACGAACGAGAACACCAATGGGCTTCTGCGCCAATATTTTCCAAAGGGAACCGATCTGAGCGAGCATAGCGCCGAAGCCCTGGAGGCGGTCGCTAACGCGTTGAACACACGACCGCGAAAGGCGTTGGATTGGAGAACACTCGCTGTCAATGGCGGGGACAAAATGTGCATGAAGGCGGGGTAAAAGTGTACCGGTCTGGTTTCGAGAAAAGGGCCGCACGGCCCTTGTAGTTTAGTTGACGCGGGCGTTGAGGCGCGCGGAGCGTAGCGCAGCGCGGTTCAACGCGCGCGACGGCGATCAGTTCGTCGTGTCGGCGCCTCCTTTGTCGATTGCGGGCGCGTCGGGGAGATCGCGGTTTCGCCGTTGCGCTTTCTTTGCGGTCGCCAGCCGATAGCTCTCGCCGTTCATTTCCAGAATGTGGACATGATGGGTGAGCCGGTCGAGCAATGCGCCGGTGAGACGCTCGGAGCCAAACACCGACGTCCATTCATCAAAGGGCAGATTGCTGGTCACCAGCGTCGCACCGCGTTCATAGCGCTGGCTGAAGACCTCGAAGAGCAGCTCTGAGCCGACCGCCGTGAACGGCGCATAGCCCAGTTCGTCGACGATCAGCAGTTTGACGGTGTTGAGATGCTTTTGCAGCGCGCGCAGGCGGCGCTCGTCGCGCGCCTCCATCAGTTCGTGCACAAGAGCCGCGGCGGTCGTGAACGCGACGCTGAACCCCTTCTGGCAGGCGGCGAGCCCCAGGGCGAGCGCGACGTGGGTCTTCCCCGTTCCGCTTGGCCCAAGGGCGATGCAGTTCTGTCGCTTCTCGATCCATTCGCACCGCGCCAGCTCCAGCACGAGCGGCTTGTTGAGTGAAGGCTGGGCGGTAAAGTCAAATGTGTCGAGGCTTTTGACCTGCGTAAAGCGCGCCAGCCGGATGCGGCGCTCGACATTGCGCCGCTCGCGATCAATGCGCTCCAGTTCGCACAGGCGTAGCAGATAGCGCGGGTAATCGGCGCGGTCCTGCGCCGACTCCAGCGCCACCTTCTCATATTCGCGCGCGAAGGTGGGAAGCTTCAGCGCCTTGAGATGATTACCCAGCAGCACCTGCGGCGCGACGATCGTCTGCGAACCTGGCTCATGCGAGGTGGTCATGCCGGACCTCCCGCGGTCGTCTCCATGACGCCCGCGATGACGCTCGCGCCGGCGACGAGCCCGAGATAGGCGCGCGGATCCGTCGCGCCGACCGTAGCCGCCGGCAGGTAGGGGTAGAATGTCAGATCGAGCCGCGCGGGCCGGTTCTCCAGCCTGGCCAGCAGCAGCATCTTCACTGCGTCAAAGCTGATCGCGCCAAGACGCAGCGCCTCCGCGACCGCCTGTTCGACCTGATGCTGATGAAAGTCCTCCATCAGCCGCAGCACCTGGATGAACTCGCGGCGCCCGCTATTCCCCATGCGCGCCTCCATCAGCCGCCGCAGACGATGCACGCAGTCGGCAAGCCGCCAGTCGTCGAGCGGCGCGGCCTGATCGAGCGCGCGGCTCTTGTGTTCGAGCAGGGCGAGATAATGCAGCGGGTTGTAGATGAACTCGGCCTTGCCGTAGCTGCGCGCATGCACGGCGATGGTCTCCCCGCCGCAGACAATCTCGACCCGATCGACATAGCCCTTGGCCAGCGCCTCCCGATGGCCGAAGCGCGTCGGGACCGAGTAATCGTTGTTGCGGTAGCGCACCAGCGCCATCGACGACACGCGCGTCGCGACCTTGTGACAGGCGTCATAGGGAGCCGGCGGCGCCGGCAGGAATGCCGCCATATCCGCCTGCATGCGTTCGCCGATCGGCGTCGACTGGCCGCGCAGGATCGCCCGCCGTCGTTTCGTGCAGGCGTCCAGGAACCTCGCGTTCAGCGCCTCGAAACTCTCCGCCACGGGCAGTGGCGTCATGAAGTTGCGCCGGACATAGCCGACAAGCCCCTCGACCTTGCCCTTGTCATTCCCCTTGCCGGGCCGGCCAAAGCGATCAGCAAAAAGGTAATGGCTCTGGAGTTCCGCAAACATTTGCGAACGCAGACGCTCTCCACCCTTCACGATCCTGGCGACCGCGAGACGCGTATTGTCGTAAAGAATGGACTGGGGGACGCCGCCAAAGAAGGCGAAGGCCGCGACATGGCCGTCGCAGAAGGCTTCCGCCGTCTCCGCCGGATAGGCCTTGACGAAGCAGCCGTCCGAATGCGGCAGGTCCATGCAAAAATAATGAAAGCGGACCTTCCTGCCGGCGATATAGGCGTCCGCCTCGCCAAAATCCGCCTGCGCATTCCCCGGTCGATGGCTGAGTGGAATAAACATCTCGCGCGACCGCAACTGCGCCTGCGCGACATATTCCCGGACGATCGTGTAACCGCCGGAAAACCCTTCTTCGTCCCGCAGCCGTTCGAATATCCGCTGTGCCGTATGACGCTGCTTGGCGTGAACAAGCCGATCATCCGCCAGGACCTTGTCGATCCAGGCCATATACGGCCCCAGCTTCTTCGAGATCGGCCGCTCCCGACGCCGATACCCCGGCGGAACCGAATATTGAAGCATCTTCGTGATCGTATTGCGGTGCACGCCGAAGCGCCTGGCCGCTTCCCGCCGGCTCAGCCCTTCCGCCATCACCGCGCGTCTCACCCGGGCATAGAGTTCCACTGTGAACATCCTTTCGGCCTCTCCATGCCAGTCGATGACATCGAGTTCGGCCTATCAGGACCGGTACACTTTTGCGCCGCCGTCAAAGCAGCCCCCAAAGCCGGTTCAGTGGTACACTTTGCCGCCGCTGTTCATAGTTGGGCATGGCGCGCCAGGCGATGCCGTAGCGCAGCACGTAACGCAGGCCGTTGAACAGCTCGCGCAGCGAATGTTGACGCTGCGGCGCGCCTTCGTCCATGAGCGTCAGATAAGGCGCAACCAGCGACCATTCTTCGTCGCTGACGTCAGACGGATAAGGTTTGCGAATCGGAGACATCCGATTCTACTAAGACAATCAATCACCAAAGTACATAACACCCTCTAGCTTACGGTTATTGCGACGACCGATTGAATCCGCCTTACACGCCGCGGTCGCTGTGATGAACGAGACCGCCGCGAACAGGCTGCCGATCGTACAACGCTTGTTCGAGCGCATCGAGCACGAAGGGCGTCTGCGCCGAACGGGAGACTCGCCAGCCGACAATCCGCCGGGCGAAGACGTCGATAACGAAAGCGACATAGACGAAGCCCTGCCAAGTCGCGACATAGGTAAAGTCGGCCACCCACAGCCGGTTTGGCCTATCCGCCGCAAACTGTCTTGTGTGGATGTATATGGACCCCGCCCGATTGCAACGGCTTTGACAGTTCCGACTTTCGGTCACAACTGCTGACGTATATCCGGCTTCATGATGCGGCCGAAAAAGTTCTTGCCGCGAGCCTCGATGGATTTTCGCGCGCTTCCACCTCAATGCCCCCAAGGCATTGGCTCTCGCCATGCCGGTCCACACATCAGGTTCGGGAATCGACGGAGTGACCGTTTCGCCATCACTGCCAATCGTTGCAATTGCTGGTGGGAATCTCGTTGGTTGTCTGTTTCCCGGATGCTTAGCTGCGGTTAGGCCGAGCTGACGGTTAGACGCTGATCGTAGCTCATGCCGCTGGCGAGCAAGCTCCATGCGATCCGCGCGTTCTTGTTGGCGAGCGCGACGGCGACGACATTTGGATGATGGCGTTCGCGCGCTTTGAGCAGCCAAAGGCTTCTCGGATCCTGCTTCCCTCGTATCCGGCCCAAGGCGGCGCGTGCGCCGTGGATAAGCAAGGTACGAAGATATCGGTCGCCGCGTTTGCTGATGCCGAGCAGCCGCGATCGGCCGCCACTCGATCGTTGTCTCGGGACAAGTCCGATCCATGCCGCGAACTGCCGTCCATTCTTGAAGCATTTTGCATCGCCAGCCGCTGCGACCAGCGCTGTCGCAGTAATAGGTCCAATTCCTTCGACCATGCCGAGGCGCTGACATGCTGCGCTTGTTCGATACAATTCCCGGATTTTGCGATCGTAAATTGCGACCCGCCTATCAAGGTCGATCAATTCCTCCCGCAATTCGCCGATCAACTCCCGAACAATGCTGTTCAGACCGTTGCTTTCCTCGTCGACGATCCGCGGCAAAGCGCGCCGAAGATTGCCGATGGTCTGCGCAATAACGACGCCGTGCTCGCCGAGTAGGCCGCGGATCTGGTTCACAAGTCTAACCCTATTGGCGACTAGACGACTGCGAATCCGATGAATAGCCTGGATCGCCAGCTGTTCGGCGGATTTGACCGGAACGAACCGCATGTTCGGACGGCCGACTGCTTCACAGATCGCCTCGGCGTCATTCCGATCATTCTTGTTGGATTTTACGTATGGCGTGACGAACTGCGGGCTGATCAATCGAACGTCATGCCCAAGCTCGGAGAACGTCTTGGCCCAATAATGCGCGCCGTTCGAGGCTTCCATTCCAACAATGCAGGGCGGAAGATTCGCGAAGAAGAGCGCAACGGCCGGGCGGCGTAAAGTCTTACGCAAAACGACTTTGCCGCGTTCGTCAACACCGTGAAGATGGAAAACATATTTCGCGAGATCGAGGCCGATACGGACGATGTGCATGGTCGTCTCCTGCTCTGCGAGTGACAGTTCGACATCCCAGCCTAGGCCAAGGGCGGGGTCCATACCATTGCCCCCGTTTTGGCAAGGTGATTCTTCGGCGACATTTCAGCGCGGCGCTTCTATCGGTCGTGTGTCAGGCCTCTTGACGTGGCCTGCTTTGCGCCACGGGCCGGCATGCCGTTCGAAGAACAGGGTCCACATCGGTTCAGAGAGCTTGGTTGGCTCGAGCCCCGGGACCGGCTTTCCCCATTCTGAACATTGAAGTCCTTGCCGCATATGTCGTCGGTCGATCTCCTCGCCGGAACCGGCGCTACGCCGGCCCTGTCAGCGCTTTTCCGCTTCGCGCCCGGTTGGGCTTTCGCGGATCACGCCATTCGGTAATTCTGTTCCCTGGTCATCATGGCCCAGATGATGCGCGCCATTTTGTTCGCGAGGGCGACGGCTGCGACCATCCTCGGCTTGCGGCCGAGAATGCGGCCAAGCCAATTGTCGGGCAATACGCCCTTGCGCACGATCCAGCGGATCCTGCTCATGGCGCCGACGATCAGCAACCGGCGGATATCGTTCTGCCCCATCTTGCTGACCGCCCCCAGTCGGGTTTTCCCGCCTGTCGAATGCTGGCGTGGCACAAGGCCGAGCCAGGCGGCGAAATTTCTGCCGCTCGAAAAAGCCCGCAAGTCCGGAGCGAAGGCGAGCACGGCTCCGGCGGTCACAGGGCCAACGCCCGGGACAGTGCAAAGACGCCGCATCTCGTCGTTTTCCTTCGTCGCTTTTTTGAGCCGCAGAGCCAGATCCTCGATCTTGGAAGTAATCGCTTCGATCTGATCGAGGAAGAGCTGGACGACGTCCCGCACTGCTTCTGGGACATCGACGCTTTCATCCTTCATCATGTCGACGAGTGACTTCAAATTCGCGGGGCCTTTCGCGACGACCAGTCCGAACTCCGCCAGGTGACCGCGAAGCGCGTTGATCAATTGCGTGCGTTGTCCGACGAAGCATTGATGGGCGCGGAAGGCGACGGCCCGCGCCTGATGTTCGGCGCTCTTGACCGCCACGCAATGCATGTTCGGCCGCAAAGCGGCCTCGGCGATCGCCGCAGCATCCGCGGCGTCATTCTTCTGACGCTTCACGAACGGCTTGACGTAGATCGGCGGGATCAGACGAACCTCGTGTCCACAAGCAGCTCCCATTCGGCCCCAGTAATGGCTCGTCGCGCAGGCTTCCATCGCGACGATGCAGGGCGGCTGCGCCCGGAGGATTTGCTCGAGTTTCGAACGAGACACGGTCCGATTGAACAGAACCGCCCCACCGCGATCCGTCCCGCAAAGCTGAAAACTGCGTTTCGCCAAATCGATCGCCAAAACATGAACTTCAGACATATGCACGTCCTCCATAACTGCGCCTCCCGGCGCCGACCCAGCATCACACAATGCTGGGTGGAGGGGGCATCCACCCCATCAGTTCACCACGGCGCGGCAACTCTCGCCAGCCAAAACCGACGCAACCACACGCTCTCGAAGATCATTGGAGAGAGGTCGAACCATTGGATGCTGGCCTCCGCCCAGCCAGCATCTTCAATCACACTCCTGCTAGAATAGGAATCCCTCCCGATTCAGAAAAACAGGGAAATGCTCTAACTTTTCACCTTCCTCAAATCAACGACATGATGCGAGGACGCCACACCTGTCGCCCAAAACGAATGTCCCGCCTTCAGCGGGATTGCCGAAGTCTGTTTTCCGCCAAAATTTACCCATGTATAGCCAAACGTCGCGCCTCGCCCTTACGACCCGGTCCATACTGAGTATCCCGTGTCATACCAAGACCAGCAATCACCAATTGAATCTACTCTATCAAGCCGTTGCCTCCGTCGATAATGCGTCGGAGAGATTGATTTGAGAGTTATTCGCATTCATCTCAAGACGAAAATCCAGTTTAGAGAAGTGGCTATGATTAGCCTGTCTCTTAATGCCTGCAACCTGTCCCCCCTCACAATAGAGACTTCCTCGTCGTTCAGCGACTTCGCGACGTAAGCGATCGTACAAATCCGTTATTGAATCATCCCATCTCCGATCCTCAACGGAGAGCATAGCGGCTTCGGCCATTTTCAATCTTTGTTCCGAGTTGACGGCCAGATATACTAACCTTTTTGTCATATCCTCAACGCAGCTTTCCTGTGAAACGATAAAACCGTTCTCACCGTTCGCTATCAATTCCCGCAGAGCTCCGGTTTCGGTGACAACCGTCACAACACCCGCGATCATTGCCTCTATCGCAACCAGCGGAAGTCCTTCATAATGCGAGGGCAAGAGCAAGACATCGGCCCACTCCAACAGCTCTATCAGGCTATCTGGATCATAGACCGCAGACTCGATCCTAGTGTGGTTGATATGCTTGGCTTCATGTTGATCTATAACGGATTTTCCGACAAGCCTGAATCTAATATTATAATCGTCCCAGTCGATCGATAGAAGCCGCTGAATTCTATCAAGACCCTTTTGATAATCGAATCGACCCATAAGGAGCACATTGAGACCAAGCTTTTTCTCAGCCCTGGCACGACGATGAGACACCCAGTCGCGCGTGCGCAGGAGTTCTTCATTAATGCCCGGCGCATTCGGAACGATTACGATCTTGTCACTCGCCATTCCGCGTCCAAGCAGTTCGGCCCCGAGCTGGTTGGAACAGGTTATTACGAGATCCAATGCGTGATCATAGGCTAAAGCAAGTTGTGGATGCCCAACGATACGACCGGTCTGCGTGATATCGTTTACATGCAGATATGCGCTTGTCACAATTCCAATCTGTTGCAGCTTGCGAAAAATACCAAACATCGCTGATCCGTTACAGGATAACACGACGTCGTATGATGTAAAAAAACCAGCGACCCCGGAAGCGACGCTTTCGTTGTCCCACGCAGGTAATTTGGTTCCCTCATAAAGAGGGCCGGACCATCCCTGAAATTTGGAGCTGTCGACAAAATTGAGAGAATCGAATGCTTCGCGAAGCGTCGGCCCCCAGTCGACGCGGGAGGCGCCAATCACAACTGCATGGCATCGCATCCCTCGACGCTTTAGAGCGCTTGCGACAGCGCAGGCCACGCGCTCCACACCACCAAACTCCAGAATAGGCAACAAAAAGGCGACATCGATCGCTGCTACGTCGGCGCCGGCCTGCATGCCGTCAACACCGAGGTTCCAACACATTAACTCATAGACCGCCGAACGATCTGGCGCCCCCATTTTCATCAATGTCGCCGGCCATTGCCTCACGAAAGCTCCCCCGTATGCGCGCAACTCCATAAAAAACGAGACCAGATAAAACACCGCGCTCTTGGCTCCGAGACTGTCAGCGCTCGACGGTGTCGCTACTCGCCGCCGGTTGACCCCTATCTCAGGTTCCTTCGTGGTCACCGAGCGGATCCGCAAATCTTGGGCATCCTCGAGGATTTCTCTTGCCAGAGTCATGCTGACCATCGCGATTTGTGCGTCGGTCCACCCGGACCAGTCAACGGACGAAGGCTCGACAAATTCATCCGAGCATTGGAACAGTTCGGTTACAGCAAGGTTTTTCGATTGGGTTCTCCTTTCGAGATCGAAGAGAATCCAGTTGGAAATATGCAGATCGTTGATCGCGCTCAGGGTATTCGACGTCGTGATGACAAGGAAGGATCCCGGATGAAAGCTGTTTGGTTGCTTCATCGCGCTGACAAACAGCTTCCTGTAGTCATCGAGCCGCATGCTTTCTCGCGTGGACTGGGCGTTGCTGGTCAGAACAACCCGCGCCTCGTCCGCAAGGAAGATCGCATACCTTGGAAGATCGGACATCTCCAGAAAAAGAAGGGATTTCGCGTCGCCTGTCCAGCGATGCTTATGTTTCATGTAATTGGAGATATGCGCATGCTCCCGGTGAGAATCAGCCAGCATGCTTTCTGGGCGCTTGCGATAGCGAAAGCCCAAACCCGGCCAATTCATTCCACGGAATCCCGCCTCCACTATCGATAGCCAGAAATCCCAATCCTCATATCCAGATTTCATATTTTCATCGAAGCGCTGTCCTTGCAAGAAGACGCGCGTCCGCACCAAGCTGCCGGCTTCCGATATATTGGCTACGGCGTGGATCAGCGGAAGATAGTTGCCAGCGTAACTCCCGTGCCAGTTTAGTCCGAACATATTGATATCCGGATAAAACCAGTCGGCATCCGGATGCTTATCGAGGGCATCCTTCATTGATCGTACAGAGTGCGGCTCCAGCATATTGTCAGCGTCGAGAAAGAAGATTCCCTCGACATTTGGAAGCTTGGCCAATATATATTCGATCCCGCGATTTCGAGCCGACGACAAGCCTTTATTTGGGCCTCTTATGCAGTAAATCTGCTCGTTCGCGATGGATAAGGAGAGACTCGTAAGGTGACTTGAGAGGTGCGGGCATCCATCGTCGACGATGACGACAGACACCTCGATTCCCGACTCTTGGGACGCAGCAAGAACAGACTGAATCGCTTCGCAGACGAGCTGGCTATGTTTGTATAATGGAACGACGAATGCAATTTCGATCACGCGGCCTGTCCTTCCGTGCGCATCGCGTATTTATCGGCCGTGCGGCTGATATACATACCCCCGAAAATGCTCCATGCGAACTGGCAATTTCCTGATGGAGATCTTGAAAAAAGAATTATGTCGCCTGTCTCGATTCCCTTCGGAAGATTGCAATGAATCTGAATTGCGTCGCCGGGAGTGACGGCCATCCAGTCCAAGGATTCCCAATATTCGGATCCCAGATGACCCACGATGTCGCCTAATGAACCGCCATTTCTGTTGTGAGCACTTTTCAATACAGCTGCGGCGCACTCGATTGCAGCCTCCGATTGCGTTCCGACATGGCTTACCAGTATGCTCAGTTTTTCGCCGCCGCCAAACGGG contains the following coding sequences:
- a CDS encoding IS30 family transposase — its product is MACTRSKIGISDRKTTIRSPGRPSAAVREQLVQFWKAIAAGQTSDGAAIDAGVSPAVGVRWFRRAGGMAPSHLSKNSKPHSGRYLSFTEREEIAILYAQERGVCEIARQLGRASSTISRELRRNAARRSGGYDYRATAAQWHADRSAQRPKPSKLATNSRLRQYVQERLSGAISSNDGSKILGPKVEWKGRKTGPRQDRRWACAWSPEQIARRLPLDFPDDTEMRISHKAIYQALFIQARGGLRRDLTACLRSGRALRAPRARTRGRSKSFVLPEIMISERPAEAEDRAVPGHWGGDLILGLRSSAIGTLVERTTRFTMLLHLPRMEGHGETARVKNGPALAGHGAEAVRDAISRTIVRLPEQLRRSLTWDQGAEMAQHPRLRIDTGLCIYFCDPHSPWQRGTNENTNGLLRQYFPKGTDLSEHSAEALEAVANALNTRPRKALDWRTLAVNGGDKMCMKAG
- the istB gene encoding IS21-like element helper ATPase IstB codes for the protein MTTSHEPGSQTIVAPQVLLGNHLKALKLPTFAREYEKVALESAQDRADYPRYLLRLCELERIDRERRNVERRIRLARFTQVKSLDTFDFTAQPSLNKPLVLELARCEWIEKRQNCIALGPSGTGKTHVALALGLAACQKGFSVAFTTAAALVHELMEARDERRLRALQKHLNTVKLLIVDELGYAPFTAVGSELLFEVFSQRYERGATLVTSNLPFDEWTSVFGSERLTGALLDRLTHHVHILEMNGESYRLATAKKAQRRNRDLPDAPAIDKGGADTTN
- the istA gene encoding IS21 family transposase, which translates into the protein MFTVELYARVRRAVMAEGLSRREAARRFGVHRNTITKMLQYSVPPGYRRRERPISKKLGPYMAWIDKVLADDRLVHAKQRHTAQRIFERLRDEEGFSGGYTIVREYVAQAQLRSREMFIPLSHRPGNAQADFGEADAYIAGRKVRFHYFCMDLPHSDGCFVKAYPAETAEAFCDGHVAAFAFFGGVPQSILYDNTRLAVARIVKGGERLRSQMFAELQSHYLFADRFGRPGKGNDKGKVEGLVGYVRRNFMTPLPVAESFEALNARFLDACTKRRRAILRGQSTPIGERMQADMAAFLPAPPAPYDACHKVATRVSSMALVRYRNNDYSVPTRFGHREALAKGYVDRVEIVCGGETIAVHARSYGKAEFIYNPLHYLALLEHKSRALDQAAPLDDWRLADCVHRLRRLMEARMGNSGRREFIQVLRLMEDFHQHQVEQAVAEALRLGAISFDAVKMLLLARLENRPARLDLTFYPYLPAATVGATDPRAYLGLVAGASVIAGVMETTAGGPA
- a CDS encoding IS110 family transposase, with translation MHIVRIGLDLAKYVFHLHGVDERGKVVLRKTLRRPAVALFFANLPPCIVGMEASNGAHYWAKTFSELGHDVRLISPQFVTPYVKSNKNDRNDAEAICEAVGRPNMRFVPVKSAEQLAIQAIHRIRSRLVANRVRLVNQIRGLLGEHGVVIAQTIGNLRRALPRIVDEESNGLNSIVRELIGELREELIDLDRRVAIYDRKIRELYRTSAACQRLGMVEGIGPITATALVAAAGDAKCFKNGRQFAAWIGLVPRQRSSGGRSRLLGISKRGDRYLRTLLIHGARAALGRIRGKQDPRSLWLLKARERHHPNVVAVALANKNARIAWSLLASGMSYDQRLTVSSA
- a CDS encoding IS110 family transposase; the encoded protein is MSEVHVLAIDLAKRSFQLCGTDRGGAVLFNRTVSRSKLEQILRAQPPCIVAMEACATSHYWGRMGAACGHEVRLIPPIYVKPFVKRQKNDAADAAAIAEAALRPNMHCVAVKSAEHQARAVAFRAHQCFVGQRTQLINALRGHLAEFGLVVAKGPANLKSLVDMMKDESVDVPEAVRDVVQLFLDQIEAITSKIEDLALRLKKATKENDEMRRLCTVPGVGPVTAGAVLAFAPDLRAFSSGRNFAAWLGLVPRQHSTGGKTRLGAVSKMGQNDIRRLLIVGAMSRIRWIVRKGVLPDNWLGRILGRKPRMVAAVALANKMARIIWAMMTREQNYRMA
- a CDS encoding glycosyltransferase, whose protein sequence is MIEIAFVVPLYKHSQLVCEAIQSVLAASQESGIEVSVVIVDDGCPHLSSHLTSLSLSIANEQIYCIRGPNKGLSSARNRGIEYILAKLPNVEGIFFLDADNMLEPHSVRSMKDALDKHPDADWFYPDINMFGLNWHGSYAGNYLPLIHAVANISEAGSLVRTRVFLQGQRFDENMKSGYEDWDFWLSIVEAGFRGMNWPGLGFRYRKRPESMLADSHREHAHISNYMKHKHRWTGDAKSLLFLEMSDLPRYAIFLADEARVVLTSNAQSTRESMRLDDYRKLFVSAMKQPNSFHPGSFLVITTSNTLSAINDLHISNWILFDLERRTQSKNLAVTELFQCSDEFVEPSSVDWSGWTDAQIAMVSMTLAREILEDAQDLRIRSVTTKEPEIGVNRRRVATPSSADSLGAKSAVFYLVSFFMELRAYGGAFVRQWPATLMKMGAPDRSAVYELMCWNLGVDGMQAGADVAAIDVAFLLPILEFGGVERVACAVASALKRRGMRCHAVVIGASRVDWGPTLREAFDSLNFVDSSKFQGWSGPLYEGTKLPAWDNESVASGVAGFFTSYDVVLSCNGSAMFGIFRKLQQIGIVTSAYLHVNDITQTGRIVGHPQLALAYDHALDLVITCSNQLGAELLGRGMASDKIVIVPNAPGINEELLRTRDWVSHRRARAEKKLGLNVLLMGRFDYQKGLDRIQRLLSIDWDDYNIRFRLVGKSVIDQHEAKHINHTRIESAVYDPDSLIELLEWADVLLLPSHYEGLPLVAIEAMIAGVVTVVTETGALRELIANGENGFIVSQESCVEDMTKRLVYLAVNSEQRLKMAEAAMLSVEDRRWDDSITDLYDRLRREVAERRGSLYCEGGQVAGIKRQANHSHFSKLDFRLEMNANNSQINLSDALSTEATA